A portion of the Betta splendens chromosome 2, fBetSpl5.4, whole genome shotgun sequence genome contains these proteins:
- the chd3 gene encoding chromodomain-helicase-DNA-binding protein 3 isoform X1: MSSPLRSCEEDEGMVVNSEGGDFDEEDDDGDLDENASDINSPAAPRETATPAAPDEEAEISDRDVPCRKKGRPKKKKDAKKKDKEGKPTKVKKRKKIDSDVDRDSERERDYGDNSDSVASDYGAGEKKKKKKHKERKEKKTKRKKKDDGDRDSSQEETTKQPMEQKTSMQLAKDWGLEDVDHTFTEEDYRELTNYKAFSQFMRPMIAKKNPKIPMSKMMTILGAKWREFSSNNPFKGNAAAVAAAAAAAAIAVAEQVSAATASPEPPPQPPPIRKAKTKEGKGPGYKKRSKSPRVSDKKKAAALAKAKKMAPIRIKLSPISAKRKKSCSSDDMDEDESEQEDSSVHSSSVRSDSSGRVKKNKRGRPSKKKKKIAGDDEGDGYETDHQDYCEVCQQGGEIILCDTCPRAYHLVCLEPELDKAPEGKWSCPHCEKEGIQWEAKDEDFEDFEEDSEDRVISEVGIHTGAEEEDDDHMEFCRVCKDGGELLCCDTCTSSYHIHCLNPPLPEIPNGEWLCPRCTCPPMKGRVQRILHWRWGEPPPPIPVPPAPDAPPDAPPPPPMKGRAEREFFVKFAGQSYWHCTWITELQLEIFHSVMYRNYQRKTDMDEPPSLDYGSGAEDENGVGKSEKRRAKDPQYAILEDKYYRYGIKPEWMMIHRIINHSLDKKGIYHYLVKWRDLTYDQCTWERDDLQIPDFAIYKTNYWRHRDAIMKEDPDKPRRMKSRNLEGDEEESPAASPVTDPTIKYEEQPDFVTSTGGTLHLYQLEGLNWLRFSWAQGTDTILADEMGLGKTIQTIVFLYSLFKEGHTKGPFLVSAPLSTIINWEREFEMWAPDFYVVTYTGDKDSRAIIRENEFSFDDTAVKGGKKAFKLRREAPIKFHVLLTSYELVTIDQTALKSIDWACLVVDEAHRLKNNQSKFFRRLNDYKIDHKLLLTGTPLQNNLEELFHLLNFLTPNRFNNLEGFLEEFADISKEDQIKKLHDLLGPHMLRRLKADVFKNMPAKTELIVRVELSPMQKKYYKLILTKNFEALNSKGGGNQVSLLNIMMDLKKCCNHPYLFPVASMEAQKTPSGAYEGSALTKASGKLMLLQKMLRKLKDQGHRVLVFSQMTKMLDLLEDFLDFEGYKYERIDGGITGALRQEAIDRFNAPGACQFCFLLSTRAGGLGINLATADTVIIFDSDWNPHNDIQAFSRAHRIGQANKVMIYRFVTRASVEERITQVAKRKMMLTHLVVRPGLGSKAGSMTKQELDDILKFGTEELFKDEGEGMKNNSGDKVEDEGNVIHYDSTAIERLLDRSQDATDDTDVQNMNEYLSSFKVAQYMVREEDKIEEIEREIIKQEENVDPDYWEKLLRHHYEQQQEDLASKLGKGKRNRKPVNYNDAAQEDQEWHADISDNQSEYSVGSEEEDEDFDDRPEGRRQSRRQLRNEKDKPLPPLLARVGGNLEVLGFNTRQRKAFLNAVMRWGMPSQDAFSSQWLVRDLRGKTEKEFKAYVSLFMRHLCEPVADGAETFADGVPREGLCRQPVLTRIGVMSLVKKKIQEFEHINGRWSLPELKPEVSLDKTSSRASSPAVKTATPTPDASYNNTPCTSKPATPAPADALEKSGKEAEKDEDKEEGEAPSEKEKVKEKDEGKEVDNSKTGDPEEVSSSAKHASRSASPGQKSECKDESRLKDEEKKEGSDAASAVTEEKKAQEENKEETKQTSKQDSEVKEEKSEAEKAEEDKEKGKDKREDTQTAAEAPDAREKSDGAEVKKGFLCFSKTEEVKGEKDAGKEVVLREVHRAGKPPMERPRFMFNIADGGFTELHTLWQNEERAAISSGKMNEIWHRRHDFWLLAGIVIHGYARWQDIQNDPQFAIVNEPFKSQANKGNFLEMKNKFLARRFKLLEQALVIEEQLRRAAYLNMTQDPSHPAMALNARFAEVECLAESHQHLSKESLAGNKPANAVLHKVLNQLEELLSDMKADVTRLPATLSRVPPITARLQMSERSILSRLASKGTETHAPPPIPPGPYATPQNYGAPFTPAPPSALHMGGANYSQMPPGSFISEAAAAAGATGGAAAGGPTTAGACQKTKEHDVVQRQRVVDLWKDGKSEGAIGQELRMPKSTVHSIIVKYRLSNTVENLPRNGRPKKP, encoded by the exons ATGTCCTCTCCTCTCCGGTCTTGTGAGGAAGACGAGGGCATGGTGGTTAATTCCGAGGGAGGAGATTTTGATGAAGAAGACGACGACGGAGACCTAGACGAGAACGCAAGCGACATAAACTCGCCGGCGGCGCCTCGGGAAACTGCAACACCAGCCGCGCCAG ACGAAGAGGCCGAGATCTCAGACAGAGATGTTCCATGTCGGAAGAAGGGACGGCCGAAAAAAAAGAAGGACGcaaagaagaaagacaaagaggggAAACCCACAAAAGTGAAAAAACGCAAGAAGATT GACAGTGACGTAGACAGAGACTCGGAAAGAGAGCGGGACTACGGCGACAACTCGGACAGCGTAGCCAGCGACTATGGAGctggggagaagaagaagaagaagaagcacaaagaaaggaaagagaagaagaccaagaggaagaaaaaggacGATGGCGACCGAGACAGCAGCCAGGAGGAAACCACCAAG CAACCGATGGAGCAGAAGACGTCCATGCAGCTGGCCAAGGACTGGGGTCTGGAGGACGTTGACCATACCTTCACAGAGGAAGACTACAGGGAACTCACCAACTACAAAGCCTTCAGCCAGTTTATGAG GCCGATGATCGCCAAGAAGAACCCCAAGATCCCCATGTCCAAGATGATGACCATCCTGGGAGCCAAGTGGAGGGAGTTCAGCTCCAACAACCCCTTCAAGGGgaacgccgccgccgtcgcagcagctgccgccgccgccgccatcgcCGTCGCCGAGCAGGTGTCTGCGGCGACGGCGTCCCCCGAGCCGCCGCCTCAGCCGCCACCCATCAGGAAGGCCAAGACGAAAGAGGGcaaag GTCCAGGCTACAAGAAACGCAGTAAAAGTCCCCGAGTGTCGGACAAGAAGAAGGCGGCAGCGTTGGCCAAGGCCAAGAAGATGGCGCCCATTCGTATTAAACTATCACCCATAAGTGccaagaggaagaagagctgctct AGCGACGACATGGACGAGGACGAGTCTGAGCAGGAGGACTCCAGCGTTCACAGCTCCTCGGTCCGCTCCGACAGCTCCGGCCGCGTCAAGAAGAACAAGCGAGGGCGTCcttccaagaagaagaagaaga tCGCAGGTGACGACGAAGGCGACGGCTACGAGACGGATCACCAGGACTACTGCGAGGTGTGCCAGCAGGGGGGCGAGATCATCCTGTGCGACACCTGTCCCCGGGCCTATCACCTCGTCTGcctggagccggagctggacAAGGCCCCCGAGGGCAAGTGGAGCTGCCCGCACTGC GAAAAAGAGGGAATCCAGTGGGAGGCGAAAGACGAAGACTTCGAAGACTTCGAGGAGGACAGTGAGGACAGGGTGATCTCAGAGGTGGGGATCCACacgggggcggaggaggaggatgacgacCACATGGAGTTCTGCCGGGTGTGCAAGGACGGAGGGGAGCTGTTGTGCTGCGACACGTGCACTTCCTCCTACCACATCCACTGTCTGAACCCCCCGCTGCCGGAGATCCCCAACGGAGAGTGGCTGTGTCCACGGTGCACg TGTCCGCCAATGAAAGGACGCGTCCAGAGGATCCTCCACTGGCGATGGGGAGAACCGCCGCCTCCCATTCCTGTGCCGCCGGCCCCTGACGCTCCACCCGACGCCCCCCCACCGCCGCCCATGAAGGGCCGAGCGGAGAGGGAGTTCTTCGTGAAGTTCGCTGGGCAGTCGTACTGGCACTGCACCTGGATCACcgagctgcag ctggaGATCTTCCACTCTGTGATGTACAGAAACTACCAGAGGAAGACGGACATGGACGAGCCTCCCAGTCTGGATTACGGCTCGGGCGCAGAGGACGAGAACGGAGTGGGAAAGAGTGAGAAGAGGAGGGCCAAGGACCCCCAGTACGCCATCCTGGAGGACAAGTACTACAGATACGGCATCAAGCCTGAGTGGATGATGATCCACAGAATCATCAACCACAG TCTCGATAAGAAAGGGATTTATCACTATCTGGTCAAATGGAGAGACCTGACCTACGACCAGTGCACCTGGGAGCGAGACGACCTGCAGATCCCCGACTTTGCAATTTACAAGACCAACTATTGGAGACACAG AGACGCCATAATGAAGGAGGATCCAGACAAACcgaggaggatgaagagcaggaaCCTGGAGGGTGACGAAGAGGAGTCTCCTGCTGCCTCCCCGGTCACTGAC CCTACGATAAAATACGAGGAGCAGCCAGACTTTGTCACGTCGACGGGCGGCACGCTGCATCTGTACCAGCTGGAGGGCCTCAACTGGCTGCGCTTTTCGTGGGCTCAGGGCACAGACACCATCCTGGCGGATGAGATGGGGCTGGGGAAGACCATCCAGACCATCGTCTTCCTCTACTCGCTGTTCAAGGAG GGTCACACTAAGGGTCCGTTCCTGGTCAGCGCGCCGCTCTCCACCATCATCAACTGGGAGAGGGAGTTCGAAATGTGGGCGCCCGACTTTTACGTGGTGACGTACACGGGGGACAAGGACAGTAGAGCCATCATACGGGAGAACGAGTTCTCCTTCGATGACACGGCCGTCAAAGGAGGGAAGAAGGCCTTTAAACTGAGG AGGGAGGCTCCCATCAAATTCCACGTGCTGCTCACCTCCTACGAGTTGGTGACCATTGACCAGACAGCGCTCAAGTCCATCGACTGGGCCTGCCTGGTGGTGGACGAGGCTCACCGCCTTAAGAACAACCAGTCCAAG TTTTTCAGGCGTCTGAACGACTATAAGATTgaccacaagctgctgctgacaggaaCTCCTCTACAAAACAACCTGGAGGAGCTGTTTCACCTGCTCAACTTCCTGACACCCAATCGCTTCAA TAATTTGGAGGGTTTCCTGGAAGAGTTCGCCGACATCTCGAAGGAGGACCAGATCAAGAAGCTCCACGACCTGCTGGGGCCCCACATGCTGCGACGGCTGAAGGCCGACGTCTTCAAGAACATGCCTGCCAAGACCGAGCTGATTGTGCGAGTGGAGCTGAGCCCCATGCAGAA GAAATACTACAAGCTGATTCTGACCAAGAACTTTGAGGCCTTGAACTCGAAAGGTGGAGGAAACCAGGTGTCCCTGCTCAACATCATGATGGACCTAAAGAAGTGCTGCAACCACCCCTACCTCTTCCCTGTGGCCTCCATG GAGGCCCAAAAAACCCCCAGCGGTGCGTACGAAGGCTCGGCCCTCACCAAGGCTTCTGGGAAACTCATGCTACTGCAGAAGATGCTGAGGAAACTAAAAGACCAGGGGCATCGAGTCCTGGTCTTCTCTCAG ATGACtaaaatgctggatttgttgGAGGACTTCCTGGACTTTGAAGGTTATAAGTATGAGAGAATAGACGGCGGCATCACAGGAGCCCTGAGACAAGAGGCCATCGACCGCTTCAACG CTCCTGGTGCTTGTCAGTTCTGTTTCTTGCTCTCCACCAGAGCCGGAGGTTTGGGGATTAACTTGGCCACGGCCGACACCGTCATCATCTTCGACTCTGACTGGAACCCTCACAACGACATACAG gcgttcagtcgagcccaccGGATCGGCCAGGCCAACAAGGTGATGATCTACCGCTTCGTGACGCGAGCCAGCGTGGAGGAGCGGATCACCCAGGTGGCCAAGAGGAAGATGATGCTGACGCACCTGGTGGTGCGGCCGGGCCTGGGCTCCAAGGCGGGCTCCATGACCAAGCAGGAGCTGGACGACATCCTCAAGTTCGGAACAGAGGAGCTTTTCAAGGACGAGGGAGAAG GTATGAAGAACAATTCAGGGGATAAAGTTGAGGACGAAGGAAACGTGATCCACTACGACAGCACGGCCATCGAGAGGCTGCTGGACCGAAGCCAGGACGCCACCGACGACACAGACGTCCAGAACATGAACGAGTACCTCAGCTCCTTTAAAGTGGCCCAGTACATGGTCCGGGAGGAGGATAAG ATCGAGGAGATCGAGAGGGAGATCATCAAACAGGAGGAGAACGTGGATCCAGACTAttgggagaagctgctgcggCATCAttacgagcagcagcaggaggacctggCCAGCAAACTGGGCAAAGGCAAGAGGAACCGCAAGCCGGTCAACTACAACGACGCGGCGCAGGAGgaccaag AGTGGCACGCCGACATTTCAGACAACCAGTCCGAGTACTCGGTgggatccgaggaggaggacgaggacttTGACGACCGGCCCGAAG gcCGGAGGCAGTCGCGTCGCCAGCTGCGGAACGAGAAGGATAAACCTCTGCCTCCGCTCCTCGCCAGAGTCGGAGGCAACCTTGAG GTGCTGGGCTTTAACACGCGCCAGCGGAAGGCCTTCCTGAACGCGGTGATGCGCTGGGGGATGCCGTCTCAGGACGCGTtctcctcccagtggctggtcAGAGACCTCCGCGGCAAGACGGAGAAGGAATTCAA AGCCTACGTGTCCCTCTTCATGCGCCACCTGTGCGAGCCGGTGGCGGACGGCGCCGAGACCTTTGCGGACGGCGTTCCCAGGGAGGGCTTGTGTCGGCAGCCGGTCCTCACCCGCATCGGCGTCATGTCTCTGGTCAAGAAGAAG ATCCAGGAGTTCGAGCACATCAACGGGCGCTGGAGTCTCCCAGAGCTCAAGCCTGAGGTCAGCCTAGACAAAACCTCCTCCAGGGCCTCCTCTCCGGCAGTGAAGAccgccacccccacccccgacGCCAGCTACAACAACACCCCGTGCACCTCCAAGCCAG CGACCCCTGCTCCAGCAGATGCGCTGGAAAAGAGTGGAAAAGAGGCCGAGAAGGACGAGGACAAAGAGGAAGGTGAGGCCCCGtcggagaaagagaaagtgaaggAGAAGGATGAGGGGAAAGAGGTGGACAACAGCAAGACTGGAGACCCTGAAGAG GTTTCCTCCTCCGCGAAGCACGCGTCCCGAAGTGCGTCTCCCGGCCAAAAGTCCGAATGCAAAGATGAGAGCCGCCTGAAAgatgaggagaagaaagaaggcAGTGACGCGGCGTCTGCCGTAACGGAGGAAAAAAAGGCACAGGAGGAGAACAAAGAGGAGACGAAGCAAACATCAAAGCAGGACTCGGAGGTCAAGGAGGAGAAATcag aagcagaaaaggctgaggaggacaaggagaaaGGCAAAGACAAGCGTGAAGACACGCAAACGGCGGCAGAAGCGCCCGACGCCAGGGAGAAAAGCGACGGGGCGGAGGTGAAGAAAG GCTTCCTGTGTTTCTCAAAAACAGAGGAGGTCAAAGGGGAAAAGGACGCTGGGAAAGAAGTGGTGCTGAGGGAGGTGCACAGGGCCGGGAAGCCTCCGATGGAGCGGCCGCGCTTCATGTTCAACATTGCAGATGGCGGCTTCACTG agctgcacactCTCTGGCAGAACGAGGAGCGCGCCGCCATCTCCTCGGGGAAGATGAACGAAATCTGGCACCGCAGACACGACTTCTGGCTGCTAGCGGGAATCGTGAT CCACGGCTACGCTCGGTGGCAGGACATCCAGAACGACCCGCAGTTCGCCATCGTCAACGAGCCGTTCAAGTCGCAGGCGAACAAAGGCAACTTCCTGGAGATGAAGAACAAGTTTCTGGCTCGGCGCTTCAAG ctgctggagcaggcaCTGGTCATAGAGGAGCAGCTGCGGCGGGCGGCCTACCTGAACATGACCCAGGACCCCAGCCACCCGGCCATGGCGCTCAACGCCCGCTTCGCCGAGGTGGAGTGCCTGGCGGAGTCGCACCAGCACCTCAGCAAGGAGTCGCTGGCGGGCAACAAGCCGGCCAACGCCGTCCTGCACAAAG TGCTgaaccagctggaggagctgctgagcgaCATGAAGGCCGACGTGACGCGGCTGCCGGCCACGCTGTCGCGGGTGCCGCCCATCACCG